Within the Spirochaetaceae bacterium genome, the region ATAATTAGAATATTAAAGTTAGTAAATATTATCTATCAACAAAATCTATCACTAATTTTTTATTAAAGGCTTTAGCAAGTTTTTTTAAAGTTGATACAGTGGGATTAGCCGTACCCCTCTCTAAACGGCTAATATTACTTTGCTTTAAGCCTGTAAGCTCGGCAAGTTTCGCTTGAGTAATGTTTTGCTTAAGCCTAGCTTCAATTAAATTACGAATAATTTTATCTTCGGCCTCTAAAGCATCGTAAGCTTCTTTTACTTCAGGGTCTGCTAAAAGTCTAGCTTTTAACTCTTGTAAACTCATAATATTGTAATACTCCTTAATGTCAATAAAATGACAGCATTGTATTAAAAAGAATGCATTCTTGATAAAGCTACATTCTTCTCTTTATTTGGAGTTTTTATTGTTTTTTTAATAAACCCATGTAGAAAATGTATTTCATTATTTTTAATAACATAAAATAATCTTACATTATCTATTTTAAGTTCCCATAACTTACCTTTAATTTGCCTTGTATTTAATAATTTAGCTACCTCATTGATATTAGCTGCACAATCTTCCAGTCTTTCAAGCGATCTCACTACTTTACTTTGTAAACTCTTTTCCAATGTATCTATAAAATCCTCAACAGGACTTTCTCCACTTTCTTTCTTATAAAACTCAGTAATCATAAATATTATCTCCGCTTTTAATAAATTTTTGAATACCATCATTAAATTCACTCAATCCTGAGTTTTCTAACGATAAAATCTCTATTCTAAAGATAAATTTTTTACATATATTCTATCCCATTATTCCTCTCCTTGTATACAATATATGATATATTACTTCTCAAAAAAAGTCAAGCTCAGTTTTCATTTTTTAACAAAAAAATAAGCCCCTATTAAAGAGACTTATCATAAATTTTTATTAAAAAATATTTTACCTACCTAGTCTCAATCCTCTCAAACCCCAGATACGGCACCAGTGCCTTCGGCATAGTTATAGTGCCATCGGCCTGTTGGTAAAGTTCCATAATGGCCACCAAAGCCCGGCTAATAGCAATAGCCGTACCATTTAAAGTATGCACAAATTTATTTTTACCATCGCTATCTTTATAGCGGATATTTAAACGCCGCGCCTGAAAATCGGTGCAGTTGCTGGTACTGGTTATTTCACCCCAATCGCCGTTCTCGCCGCGTCCCGGCAGCCAAGCCTCTAAGTCGTATTTGCGGTAAGCCGGCGCACCCAGAGCACCTACCGGCGTATCCACCACACGGTAAGGAATGCTCAAGCTGGTAAAAATATCTTCTTCTATGGCAAGTATTTTCTCGTGCATGGCCGGGCTGTCTTCGGGCTTACAAAAAATAAACATCTCTATCTTAGTAAATTGGTGCACACGGTACAGCCCCTTGCTAAACTGCCCGCTGCTGCCGGCCTCGCGCCTAAAACAATGTGATAAGCCGCCCAGCAAAAGCGGCCCGTTACTTAAATCGATAATTTCATCTTTATAATAGCCGCCCAAAGTAATTTCGGCGGTACCTACAAGACAAGTGCCGGTACCCTCTAAGTTGTAAATATTGCTCTCCGGGCCGCGCGGGTTAAAGCCAATCCCCACCAAAATTTCTTCGCGGGCAATATCGGGGGTTTGATACAGCTCGAAGCCGGCGGCGCTAATTTTATCCAGCGCATAGCGGGTTAAGGCATTTTCCAATAAGACGGCCTCGTTTTT harbors:
- a CDS encoding helix-turn-helix transcriptional regulator, giving the protein MSLQELKARLLADPEVKEAYDALEAEDKIIRNLIEARLKQNITQAKLAELTGLKQSNISRLERGTANPTVSTLKKLAKAFNKKLVIDFVDR
- the serS gene encoding serine--tRNA ligase; protein product: MIDLKLLAQRLDEVKTNVKNRFIEVDVDLVLQLYTQKNKLITQLEQLRAQRNANVAQMKSAADEGERSKLIEESKNLKDQVLRYETELEEVSARLAIEADKLPNYAHPAAPLGKEDEDAIQLKTVGELPNFDFKPLDHVELGEKLNLVNFEAGAKVTGPKFYFLKNEAVLLENALTRYALDKISAAGFELYQTPDIAREEILVGIGFNPRGPESNIYNLEGTGTCLVGTAEITLGGYYKDEIIDLSNGPLLLGGLSHCFRREAGSSGQFSKGLYRVHQFTKIEMFIFCKPEDSPAMHEKILAIEEDIFTSLSIPYRVVDTPVGALGAPAYRKYDLEAWLPGRGENGDWGEITSTSNCTDFQARRLNIRYKDSDGKNKFVHTLNGTAIAISRALVAIMELYQQADGTITMPKALVPYLGFERIETR
- a CDS encoding type II toxin-antitoxin system RelE/ParE family toxin, producing MMVFKNLLKAEIIFMITEFYKKESGESPVEDFIDTLEKSLQSKVVRSLERLEDCAANINEVAKLLNTRQIKGKLWELKIDNVRLFYVIKNNEIHFLHGFIKKTIKTPNKEKNVALSRMHSF